Genomic segment of Ammospiza nelsoni isolate bAmmNel1 chromosome 2, bAmmNel1.pri, whole genome shotgun sequence:
GGCTTGAGTGGGCCTAGGTATCTGCAGTTGTTAATAGCAatccttggatttcttttgtgGCTCTGTCTGTTCTCACAGCCATGAGTGATGGGAGGCTTTACTCTGCGCTGCTACACTGGTAAGAGAAAAGATTTCCTGTGGGGAAAGCAGTCCCTGGTGTGGGTAACCTTATCCTGCCCTGTGTCTAGCCTGGATCTGCAGTTTGCCAAATACCTCTGCCTTTGGCACTAAAGCTTGAGGGACACTCTTGTACCTGCCCCAGAGCCAGTGATCAAAAAGCAATGTAGTTAAGCAGAGCCAGCATGTTTGCTGCACAAGGCTCCTGCTCACATCACCAAAACACTCCAGTGTGCCCCTGGCCACGCAGCTTCCTTGGTCCACTTCTTTATCAGCTTTTTGTAGCTTGAAAGTAGTGAAATGGGGCACCATGGTGTTTCCCGAGTGAGGAGGTAAGAAACATTAAACATCAACACCATTAATGGTTGGCTTGGGGAGCAGTCAGTGGGAATATACTTCCCAAAGGGACTGCTCCATCATTGGTACCATTGGTGCCTAGCAAGGAATGAGCTTGTGTTGCAGTAATTTCCTTAATAGGGCTTATGAACATCCACTTGCCCACCAGAGGAGTTGCTGAGACATGCTAGTCTTCTGTCAGATGTGGCTGAAACAGGATTGACAGTTATTGGTGGTAGGGCACGGATGAGCCCTCCAATTGCATATTCCTTGGTTTTTTCAGGACACCAAGGTAAAATGTCAGAGAAACAATTAAAGACAGATTCTAAGAGGTCCCAGAGGATGAATTTAGATTAGCATCTCCTAATATCTTTCAGtaccctgtggctgctgtcatTTTTAGACCAGTTGTCATATTTCTTCTGCCACAACTCTCTAAGGCTGAAGCAAGACAATCCCTCCACTCTGGACagatgaggagctgctggaccCAAATCCTGGGCATAGAGTTGCTTTTGAGCAAAATGTGCCTGTGTCCCTTTGAGGACCTTGGTTTTAGCTGACTGGCCTTCGGTACACTTAAAAATCCgtggcagagctggaattgAGAGACAATCAATTTGAATCTCCTTTTGTATCAACATGATGCCATCACTCTCTTCCCTCAAAATGCCATCAGCCTAGGAGTGCAGGAGAACCTGGTAGGGCCTGGTGGGTACTCCAAAGTCTGTGATTTCAACGAAATGCTGCAATGGCCAAACACTGCAAACCAGAAGTAGAAAGGGATGTGGGATAATTAAACATTCAGCAGGCATCACCAGCACTGTGGAATGACCAAGGCTGGGATTTCATGGAATGCTTGGTAGATGATAGCATGCGTGCCCAATTGCCTTAATGCATCTGCCTAAGGAGGATGAATTAACACTGCAGAAGTGTTAAGAGATGCTGGATATCTAGAGGATGCCTGACATCTGTTTTGTCCAGTTGCATATTCAGGTACACAAATCTTGCACACAGCTCTAAAAAGTTGTATGAAAGAAGCAAATTAAATGGCCACAACAAAGCTCAGGAATGAGCACAAGTCTCAAAGAGGAGGCAAGTGGAAGTCCTCTCCGACTTCAGAATCAGCAACATGAACAACCCTAACTCAAGGACAGTGGTTTCATcatgggatagtgggaggttCTTTAGAGCAACAGAAATAGCTAAAAACTTCTATTGGTACCAGAGTTGGCCAAGTTGGATAATGGTTTGGACCTCAAGTATTAATAGAGCTCCTTGTAAACTTAGACAATACTTTGCAGGATCAGGGCCAAACATTTGTCATGCCTCCCTGCATTTTTGGCAACTTATATTTTGGAGGCcttactcttttttcttttctgaaaggtAGAGAGATGCCTGGGCATTGGAAGCTCCCTGCAGCATGCTGAGGAGACGTAACCTTCTTACCACGCTCCTGATTGCCTTGCCATGGGCTCTTCTCCTAACCTTGTGGCACCAGTACCCAACCACCCACTACCTCAGCCTGCTGAGAAGTAAGTGCAAAAGTTCTGCTGTCAGTGTGCTGGTGGCTGTGATGACTTCTGTTGCAAACCCTCAGCAGGGATGCTCTCTCATAGGAAGGGTTAAACAAAGACAGATTTGCCTGAAGGCCCCCTCTGGGTTTGCTGACAGCAGAAACATAAACTGTTCTTAAGAGTGTGTTAAACATGCACCTTAGGCTGGCTTTGTAGAGAGGATGCAGCACTAACTCCAGATAGATGTGTGCCTCCCTGAACATGAGGCAGCCTGTTGGTTATTAGTTTTCTGacacatttttggtttttttctctttcttcctttgctttgttCCAGAAGAGACAGACGAGAACGTGACCTCTAAAGCTCTCCTTAATGGTACATCTGCACTGAGAGAAGAAGTCTTCCCATCATGCACTCGGCAGCAGCAAAGCATAGGGGCAACACCTAAAATCATCCAGCATTATGTGTACTCCAGGCCTCCCCCATGGTCAGACACCCTGCCAACCATCTTTGTTATCACCCCGACCTACACCCGGCCCGTGCAGAAAGCTGAGCTGACCCGACTGGCCAACACCTTCCTCCACGTACAGAACCTGCACTGGGTGGTGGTGGAGGACTCTCCACGGAGGACCAACCTTGTGTCCAACCTGCTGGAGAAGGCTGGGCTCAACTTCACCCACCTCAATGTGGAGACACCCAAGAGCCTGAAGCTGGGTCTGTCCTGGATCCCATCCCACACCCCGAGGGGGACACTGCAGAGGAACCTGGGGCTGCACTGGCTGAGGGACAGCTTCAGCAACACCGCACCACCGGAAGGCGTAGTCTATTTTGCTGACGATGATAACACCTATAGCCTGGAGCTCTTTGAGGAGGTAAGAGACATCAAATTACATGggacagaaaagcagaatagaGCTGCAGAGCCTCTTAAGCCCAGTTGCACTTGCAAAGACCTTGCCACTCTGCCATGCAGTGGCAGCTGGGTATAGGGCAGATGCAAGCTGAAAGGGTAAGGAACATATTTGCCATGCTATAGGCTGTGGATGTGAACAGCCACTCACTCATCATTGCACCAGCTAGAGTTCCTCTTGCCAGGGACCACAGGATGTGTACCTCAGAATTTATACCTCTCCTCAGGGAGAGCTGACCTAATTTAAATAAGCACCAAAGACAACTTCTGGCAAGGTGTAAATCTGCGCTGTTGTAGGGGTGTGTTGGTTAGGGGATGATAGAAGAGTTGTCTGACTTTCTATCCACCTTCACTCCTTGGCTGTCCTTCAGTTCTCCAAGTTCCAGCCACCACAAGAGAGCTGTGCCTCTGGGATCACTGGAGCTTGCCCAGACTTCTGCTGGAGACGTGGCTTTTGTGAGATGCCAAGCCTATTGTGAACTTGCAAAAATCCAGTAAACTCTCTTGTCACCGATTTAAGCCAAACTGTACTAGGCCACTTGAAGAGCAGAATTATGCATCACAACACATTTCCAGTTTTCAGAGTTGTTAGGTCTCTGTTAAGCTCATCCTTTTTACTTACTTCCAGGTCCTTTCTGACAATTTCAATAAACCCCCACACTTCTAGGCAGTAGCCGTGGATGGAAAAACAAGGCAGGAGGTGTGGGGAGAAATTGGAATAGATGAGGACAAAGATGAATCAGTCAGGGAGATTACTTGCATGAGTGTGAAGCTGGAGTGAGTGGAGTTGGTAAGACAGAGCTAGAGGCCTGGTAACAGTAGTATTTGGCATTTACAAAAATGATAAAATTCTACCATAACAAAAAGGTAAAAGTTCAAATGGGATGAGAAAAGCAGAGGTTTTCATTCTTCTGTGGGACTGGATGTGGGCACAGAACAGCAGTGAGTTGTTGTTCAGAGAATAACGTGCTAAGAATTTGCCTTGTGGCTGTGGAAGCTGTAGCTCCtcaagcagcagcaaagtgaaCTAGAGCTTGGCTGCTGAGAGCGATGTGATTGCGTGGGAAGTCCGTGGGGGAGGACAGGTGCCAATGAAAGCAGAGGATGGTGCACTAACGGGTTGGGACAGACATGGCAGGGTTGCATTCTCACAGCACTGTCTCTTTCTGGCACACAGATGCGCTACACAAGGCGGGTCTCAGTCTGGCCAGTGGCTTTCGTTGGGGGGCTGCGATATGAATCCCCAAAAGtgagcccagcagggaaggTGGTGGGCTGGAAAACCGTCTTCGACCCTAATCGTCCCTTTGCTATTGACATGGCTGGATTTGCTATCAGCATCAAGCTGATTTTGGAGAAGCCTCACGCCAGTTTCAAGCTGGAGGGAGTTAAAGGAGGGTACCAGGAAACAAGTCTGCTGAAGGATTTAGTGACTATGGATGGGCTGGAGCCCAAAGCAGCTAACTGCACAAAGGTGAGTACAAGAAATCTCAAAGATACAGTCTCCTCACTGGGTCCTGGCTGCTTTTACAGCCTCCTGCCACACTCTTTCACCTTCCATTgtgccttccctgtgctggcacacgTCAGTGCCAAATGATGCTGGGACAGACAGATGGACAAAGCCTGCTAAATTCTTCACAGACGTAAAGCTCAGAGAGAGCTAAGGAGCAGTGCTAGGTGTGCTTCATTAATAAAGAAGCTCAGATGTACAATTTGTTCCCAGATTGCTTCTCCAAAGTCCAGAAGGATTGGCAGAGGGTTGAGTCTGTAATTTTGCTCTAGAATAATCTCTCCTCCTTGTCACTTTTTCATGTGCCAATAAAGTGTCTCCCAGGATCAACCGCTTTCAATCACATTCTTCAAACAGCTCTGAGCCTCACTTTTCTGAGGATCCCACCCAATGGGTGAAGTACTTTCATAGTTTCCATGCTATTCAGAATGCCCTGAACTCTCTGTCCTTCCCTCTAGGTGTTGGTGTGGCACACAAGAACTGAGAGGCCCACTCTGGTTAATGAAGGCAAGCGTGGGTTTACAGACCCCAGAGTAGAGGTGTAAGCAGAGAGCCAGCTCCAGGGTGTGAGTATCTTTGTCTTTATTGTTTTTAACAAGGCAAATAATCTGTACCTGATTCCTTATTTCTGCTACTATTTCCTCAAAAAGTGTATATGTGACTGCTCTGGTAATTCACCATGCCACCCTTTGGACAAGAAGTAGATTCTTGCTCATTCAAGCCTCCTTGCAGACCATATGGGAGTTTTGCctgacagagagaaaagaagcagcagaatcCCCCAGTTTAACTCAGTATTAATGACAAGCCAAATTCTTGCCCTTGGACTCTTTCATCCAGCTGTAAACTCCCTTTGGTGTGGGAGTTGTTCTACAGCATAGAACAAGATCACACTGCTGCAGGCAACTTTTTGTCCCGGCAGCCCTGCCACCTGTGCAGTGCTTCATGCATCCCCCTTCAGCTTTTATCCTGCATTTCATGCATCCCCCTTCAGCTTTTATCCTGCCTGAACAGCTGGGGTGTGggtgcagcagggaaaggctgatGGAATGCTTAGAGCACCTCAGAACAGGAACCAGCAAAGCACAACCTACACAGAGTCTCTCAGTTTGAGGTGCTGGGTACCAATGCTCCCAGAGCTAGGAGTAcatctgctgctgaggagaaaTACTGAATGCACTAGGAAGTGCCTTTGCAGTTCACAGAGCGGGGttcagcagcaggatggggaatTATGGCAACCACCACAGGTGAGGCAGGAATGTATCAGAGATCATTGACATGTTCTTAGAAAGAGAATGATGATGAAGTGTCCAGATGCCATGCCCTCTGATCTCAATGGGAGATTCCTGCCCCAAAAGtccaaaaagaataaaaatatcccAATTTCGGAGTACCCAGCTTTTTCTGAAATCAGCCATAACTGTGTCAGGACACAGGATGCTGAATGATTTAGTCCTACTTTGGAAGATATTCCAGGAGTGCTTTTAGTTTTGACCCCAATATACACCTCAGCTCAGCTCTACCAGTGGAAATAAAACTGACAGCTTTTATATAGGCAGTCATGAGTATTTCAACTCCTGCACTGATCTCTGTGTGCATCACTAGAAGCTGCACTCAGCATTGTCACAGCACCTCACCTTTGCACACAAATAGTGCAAAGCAATCCCAGTGCCTGCACACCCAGCAGCAGATGGAAGGGAGTCAGTTATCTAAACACAGACACCTGGTGCCACCACAGGGACCCTGGGGTAGCCTGCCTGTCCCTCCCACAGGGCACAAACCCTGTACCATTTCTGACAGCTTTTTACTGATATTACAGATATCCTAGAAACCCATAAATTATGCCTGTGCttaggcagcagctcctcttttcACCAGTGCTTTTGTGAGATCCTCTACAACAGGCTCATTTTGCACACTCACCCGTGCTGAGTCTGCAGTTGCCTAAAGCTATGATTGCCCAAACTCATCTCACAAGGACTCACAGTCCAGTTAACTGCTCTGCAGAAATCACTTACTTTATACAGGGTGAGCAGGCCTATAAAAACTCAGATGGATTAGACCCTCCTTGCCTACTTGCCAGAGGAGAGGCTGCTCCATTGGAGATGCACAGTGCAGATGTAATGTTCCACAAATGAGCCATTTTTGGCTGGGCTCTTTTGTCCTCACCTCTCTCCCTGGCCAAACACTCAGCCGTCCTCTATAAGAAATGTAATGCACCAGCTATAGAGTCTCATGAGAATGGCTTCCCATGAGTGATTTGTTGTGGGAAAGGAAAGCAACCAGCCTACAAGATCAAGACACTGCCACTGATTCACCAGCAGGACTTGCACCTTAATCCAAGCCATCCTCTCCAATGGTTTCAATCAGATTGTTGGCTGGATCAACTCTGCAGATTTTTAAGGATCTTTGTACTTGCATTAGCAGTTACTTTGACCACAATTCCTTCTGCACCACTGTCTGTCAtgtggggcagctgctctgacacATCAGGTTGGCAGGTGGCATCTACTCCAGGAGACACATGCAAGGTAAATTGCTTGACTATCAATAGCAATCAAGCAAAATCTTCAGATTGCATCTCTTAAAATTTTCAATTGAGATCTCTGCTGAAGGCTTCAGTGTATTGGAAGTTCATACTATCAAGGCTGCTGAGCTTCAGAACATTGATAGGCATGATCTAGATAAGCCCGAGCTGAGAACAAAAAGAGGCAAAATTGCTCCCCTGAGGATCTTCTGTTCTTAGACACAATAGGAAGAATGTTTCCATCTTTCCCTCCTGGCAATTAGTCCTCCTTGAGGATCAGATCAAGCCAGTTAAGTCCAAGACCTCCCAGAGCCCTCCTTCCCTTTAAATCCTGCAGATGTGAGTCAGGCAGACATTGCTTGGTGTGGGATTTGGTACTCCCCTAATCTCTAATTGGACCACTTGCATGGCTGCTTGCCACAGAGCAGCCCAAAGCTATCACAGCATATATCCCTGCTGACTGTATTGAAACACCTTTGAAACACAGGCTTTGCCTTCTGAGAACAGGAGATGAAGATTAATTTCAcctcatatttttctttcttaaagtCCTGAAAGCTATCACAGAAGACTGGTGTTATAAAAACTACCTATTATTATTGCTAATTTTTATTTacaggcatccaaaagagaagAGTGTGCTTAGGTTAGCACAGGACTCCTGCTATTGTGAAATTTGGAAAGAGAGAAGGTTCATCTGCATTTCACAGCTTCCAGACAGACTGAATAGATCCTCAGATCTCATCCTCCtactctttctttaaaaaaaaaatatcagagaaGTTAAAATAATGACTTTAAGTGCagacaaaaaaatctgtcagaAACTTTCTCTAATTAGTAAATAAAATCTGCCAGCTAAGACTCTAGTGCAGAGAGAatccctgcagctcttcagCCATATCCCagcccaaagccatgcacagtTCAGGAGGAACCTGTTCACTGATGCCTGCAAGGTGTTTGCCTGAGCCAGGGGGGATAGCCATGTTGTATTTACACCTTCTTACCTCaccttgtgtttgttttgacaGAGGCAGAGAGCTGTGATCGTTCCTGAAGTTCATCAGCAACCATAGCAACTGTGcaccctgcctgtcctgcccagcGCTCTGAAGAATGACAAACACCCCAAATGTCACCACCCCAAACAGCTCCCATTGCCCAAAGAGGTGTAATAAGGAGGAACAGAGCTGAGGTGATGCCCTGAGATCCTCCCCACCTTGGAGAGGAGTACTTCCCTTCCCCACTGGGCCCTGTACttttaaccatttcttaaaACTTACTAGATATGATCTTCATTCTCCACTGTGCCAGCACAGTGGCTGAAATCCAGGATGAGTGCAGGTGCCTCCAAAGGTCTCTCCTGGCATCTTGCAAAACCTTAGCTTCAGTACAGCAACTGTGAACTGCCGTAGTTCAAGGACAGGAGTTGTCACTAAAGCACAAATATGGACTTGTTGGCCTGAGGCTGGTGTGCTCTAAAACAGCTTTAAAGCTAAGCTGGCATGAGAGTTCTCCCTCTGAGTGAGGCACTCTGAAATGTACACAGATCAGCCTTCAGTGTTGGAGAGGAACCTGTGCTGATGAACCtcatttggggtttgggagctCAGAAGGGATGTGGTGCCTATCCCTCAGCTCAGATCTTGAACTGTCCCTGCTTAAGGTTGTTTTGGAAAACTCCATCTGAGATCCCCAGGCACAGACACCTCTGGAAGAAGTTCCTCTCCTGCACTGGGAGACATgcctccatgtgctgctgcagagagcagaaagtAGGGGCAAAGATGGTGGACTTGAGCGTGTTCAAGGCCTGGAAGCCTGCTGCAGCACCATCAGGTGCTTCAGGAGCCTCAAATCATGTGCATGGACTTGGAGAGGAAGACAACTCTCTGAGAGGGAGGTGGGTGAGAAGTGCTCAGAGAAGAGGAACCCTCGGCCTGCACTCATCTGCTGTGAGAACATCAAGGAATGTGGAGACATCATCGGAAAACCTATCTTGAGCACATACATGACAACTGAAATAACAAatctggcaaggttttccagctGAACTTTGAAAGGAGTGTGTGGTGCTGTGAAGAGAGAGGAGTCAGTGTCATGTGGAAGGGTTTCCCTTTCCCTCAATAAAACAGGAAGACAGCCAGGTGGGAGGCAGCCTACAAAACAGGAGGTGCAGATGAGGACTGAAGAAAGGATGCACTGGATTAAAAGCACAAGTGTTGGTACCATATGTGTGCGTGGGGAGTGGTGTCGCTGTGACTTTTCCAGGAAGATTCCCTGAATGACCCAGAAACCCCTCTGAGCAGATCTTTAAAACCTTCTTCACTCAGGCCATGAGAAACAAGGTTTAAGGCATTCAAAACACATCAAGGATTTCACAGCTGGGAGAAAGTTATAAGCAACTGAGTCATGCCTTGCCCAAGGAATTCAGGGCTAGCAGGAAACTTATTTATTTGTTGATTTATTTATACTAGAATTCTTCTCTGCCTATTCCTTGTTTAGCTTTGGTTTTTAGCTTAGGTCACATGACACATTCAtgaagaaagaatattttcccCCTTGCCTCAGAACAGTGGAGCTTGGTGTTCACCGATGAATGTCATATGTTCTGTGCTCCCTGGGGTTTCTTTACAATGGTATCTGAAACTGGCAAAATAATCAGAAACACAGCAAGGGGGACAGTACAGCGAAGGAAATCACAGTTCTTTTATGCAACAAACGTGGGTGGCACTAAGTTTCTGGCTCCCGAGCAATCACACTGAGGTAAAAACATGAGCAAAGGACTGCCTCACTCAGCAGACAGTCCCCACGGGCTCTCAGGAAGCCTCAATGAAGGGGGCTCTTTGAAGGGTATCTGAGAGGGGGAGTTGGTCCATATTCCCTGAGTGGAGAAAGAGCAGCCATGCATCTTGCTACAGCAGGGGACCAAAGTATGGGAGAGGCACAGCGGAAGAGATGCCTCctttgagagagagagacaggagAAATCAAATAATAGGCAACAACTACAGAAATGGAGACTGCATTTAGTAAGGCTAAGGCCAGGGCCTGTCTGGATAAACACACCAGAATACAAGGCCACCCTGCCAGCTGTCTCAGCATGAAGGAAATACTGAATGGGGTGAGAAAGCAATGTATTCTCTGGACTGTATAAAGGTCCTTACAGTGCTTCCTGGCACCTCATAGCATAAAGGAAGTCCAGCAGCCACAGAATGCTTTTCACTCTGCATTTGTCAGAGCTTTttgccctgccctctgcagaaGGTAGCAGGGCTTGCACTCCAGTGGGCTTCACAGGCCACCCTGCCAGAGGCAGGTGGGCTCAGTGCTTCTAGCCAGCATTAACCCAAGATTAAGTCCCCTTCTTTGTGGTTTCAATGAATGAGCAAGGGTGAGGGAATAAAGGAGTTGATTTATGATCCTCCATTTTCCTCTGAGATGGGCAAAGGTTCTGCCCATATGAACAGGAGGAGATGTGGTGATTAATTCTCTGGCCTTTAACCTCACACAGGTCCTACATAGGGTTTTGGCACTGACAGTGAGTGTCTGTAGCAAGGATTTATTCCCATTGCAACAGATCCCACCACATACATGTTTTTAGAGAGTCGTTCTCTCTACATCCTTACAAGAAAGTAAAATTACTCTTTCTGTATGTACTACACTGTCAGTTCAGTCTTGGTCAGAGTCGGCTCTCAAGACCAGCCCTATTGCACCACCTCCATTCTTGCCCTAGCCGGGCCCTGTGGAGCAGACCCTCTGTGAATCAAGAAGTTCTGTCAGTCACTACATTGTGCAGAACCAAAACCTCATCTGGACAGCTGGCATTCCAGGCCAGCAGACAGATGGACCTGTTCAGCACAAAGACTCTGTTGCCTGTAGAGCAGCCTGAGGATGgcaagggctgctgctggccaaggtgtATCAGCCAAGGGTGGGTGAGTACCAGGCACCACAAGTTAAGATGGTTGtttgccagcagagcagggtgggggAACCCAGgacagaagcagctgccagggtTACAGGCTTCAGGGGAAGTGAGTGCAGTAAGGAGGGAAGCCACAGATCAAGCCTGAGGTGTTTAAACAAGAGAAGGCAGCACCTGGTTTTTACTAGCATCTTAGCACCTGATATTCATGTTCTCTGAGATTCATCCAACTCACCAACCAATGAATATTACTAACCTTTCCTGTTGCAGAAAATACTATTGATGAACAAAAGAGAATGTCGAGAAAGTACTTTTTAAtggttatttatttatattgaaTGGTACTAGAGCATTATTAAATATGATGTGAACAGTATGATATTGCATTGTCTTGTCTGCAGCCTAAGTCCTTACTCCTTttccaggaaaacacagcagaatcTATAATGGGAAAAGTAACTATTTTAAGTATTCTCATTTCAAGGCCACTCATTTCACTCTTCCTCTGACCTAAATGTTACAAGTGGAAGTCAAGCAAAACATTTCAGGTACCTGAGACCGCTGCCTGCATTATGGAGATAAAGGAAATAGGAGACAGGAGAAAATAGGCTAAACTCCAGAGTCTCATGGCATCTCTAGCAGTCATTTTGGGCATGGTGTCCATCCCAAATGAGATTGCTCTGTAAAGGTGCTGACCATGACTCAGAAGTGAGTCGTGGTCAAAACACAGGGCAGGCAGTCAGTTCTCCATCCCAAGGGGAAGGGTGCCTATTAGTGAAATGTCTGTTTGACAGGAGCCCACTGTTGGCTCTTCCACAAGCCTAGGAGAAGCTTGGATATCCAGGTTCTGTTTCTAAAGCTCTCACTACTTTACTCTATCACTGGTTCAAGGCACATGACATCACCTCTCTGGGTTTTTTAACAGCAGGGCATCCACCTCTCAGAAACATGGAAGCAGTTTTTAAACTCCTCTGAGGAAGCCTTGCTGAAAATTTAGCATACTAGAGAACAAGCCAAATTCATGCctatgtaataaaaaaaaaatcacattcaCAAAAATGTTGCTAGAAGAACAATGTGAAGTTTACAAGCCAAGGTCCTGCAAAAGGCTGAGAAAGAACTGCTATGGCCATAGTACTTGAAACATGCACCTCACTAGGAGACACAGTGTGATGGTTTAAAACCACCTCACTCCCCAAAAATGAGGGACAGCTCTGCTTGGCTGAATGCATCCAGCTGTAGAAGGACTAATGCTACCTTCCTCTTGCCTTAATGGAACGCCTGGGGACTGAGAGGGCACTGGATAATGCACATTGACCAGCACTGTATGAGCACCCAGCCTGGTGTCAACCACTCTGCTacaccagctgctcctcccctcCTCGGGCCCTGCATCTTCAAGGCAAAGCTTCCCAAAGCCACTTTGCTGCACTTTCAGTAGGGATCTAGTGCAGCCCCCAGAGGACAGGGCAcagaggagaaagggagagaaaaagagcaagcaagAATGAATCTCATTAAACAGAGAGAGGCACCCCCTCAGTCTCTCATCATGTTTGGGCCTGATT
This window contains:
- the LOC132085750 gene encoding galactosylgalactosylxylosylprotein 3-beta-glucuronosyltransferase 1-like, whose amino-acid sequence is MLRRRNLLTTLLIALPWALLLTLWHQYPTTHYLSLLRKETDENVTSKALLNGTSALREEVFPSCTRQQQSIGATPKIIQHYVYSRPPPWSDTLPTIFVITPTYTRPVQKAELTRLANTFLHVQNLHWVVVEDSPRRTNLVSNLLEKAGLNFTHLNVETPKSLKLGLSWIPSHTPRGTLQRNLGLHWLRDSFSNTAPPEGVVYFADDDNTYSLELFEEMRYTRRVSVWPVAFVGGLRYESPKVSPAGKVVGWKTVFDPNRPFAIDMAGFAISIKLILEKPHASFKLEGVKGGYQETSLLKDLVTMDGLEPKAANCTKVLVWHTRTERPTLVNEGKRGFTDPRVEV